A DNA window from Methanomassiliicoccus luminyensis B10 contains the following coding sequences:
- a CDS encoding type IV toxin-antitoxin system AbiEi family antitoxin domain-containing protein — protein MRTSVIWDRLNLNNVRFVSRETLDQYARELGKNPADSMKYLQRHGYIHRVLRGFFYVSDYKDLDRGGFEYSLQEMISEAMKVKNVKKWYFGLESALKLNLMTHEHFNIDYVITDSFRTTKTIEILKRPVRFYSWSGRIHIDGSLKQYRSKHGITIPYSDVEKTVLDLAYKTYIGRSGNVIDPVLEYREECDPMKLRSYLMEYPPAFREMVGEPR, from the coding sequence ATGAGAACATCAGTGATATGGGACAGATTGAATCTGAACAACGTCAGGTTCGTTTCAAGGGAAACCCTGGACCAGTATGCCCGAGAGCTAGGAAAGAATCCCGCCGACAGTATGAAATATCTTCAGAGACACGGGTATATCCATAGAGTCCTGAGGGGCTTTTTCTACGTTTCCGACTACAAGGATCTCGACAGAGGCGGCTTCGAGTACTCTCTTCAGGAGATGATCAGCGAGGCCATGAAGGTCAAGAATGTGAAGAAGTGGTATTTTGGCCTTGAATCCGCCCTCAAACTGAACCTTATGACCCACGAGCACTTCAACATCGACTATGTGATCACAGACTCTTTCCGCACCACGAAGACCATCGAGATTCTGAAAAGACCGGTACGGTTCTATTCATGGAGCGGCCGCATTCACATCGATGGTTCATTGAAACAATATCGATCAAAACATGGAATAACGATTCCCTACTCGGATGTTGAGAAGACCGTTCTGGATCTCGCTTATAAAACGTATATTGGCCGTAGTGGAAATGTTATCGACCCTGTTCTGGAATACCGAGAAGAGTGCGACCCGATGAAGCTCAGATCATACCTGATGGAATACCCACCGGCCTTCAGGGAGATGGTTGGTGAACCGAGATGA
- a CDS encoding peroxiredoxin, which translates to MTTLNRMLQVGDKAPGFSLQDQDGNTVDIGEMIGKKALVVYFYPKDFTAGCTLEAHEFREMHEEFQKNGAEIFGISSDDMGTHQRFREENKLPFTLLSDPGDRVRDLYGAWGAGRSPGRVTYLIDKKGVIRMVFSSVVQPKKHSHEAMRVLEEINRE; encoded by the coding sequence ATGACCACATTGAACAGGATGCTTCAAGTGGGGGACAAAGCCCCCGGGTTCTCGCTGCAGGACCAGGATGGCAACACGGTCGACATCGGCGAGATGATCGGCAAGAAGGCCCTGGTGGTGTACTTCTATCCCAAGGACTTCACCGCCGGGTGCACCCTGGAGGCGCACGAGTTCAGGGAGATGCACGAGGAGTTCCAGAAGAACGGCGCGGAGATCTTCGGGATCTCCTCCGACGACATGGGGACGCACCAGAGGTTCCGCGAAGAGAACAAGCTTCCCTTCACGCTGCTCAGCGATCCCGGCGACAGGGTCAGGGACCTCTACGGGGCGTGGGGAGCGGGGCGGTCGCCCGGAAGGGTCACCTACCTCATCGACAAGAAGGGCGTCATCCGCATGGTATTCTCCTCGGTGGTGCAGCCCAAGAAGCACAGTCATGAAGCCATGCGGGTGCTGGAAGAGATCAACAGGGAGTGA
- a CDS encoding MarR family winged helix-turn-helix transcriptional regulator — protein sequence MNHDVLKLENQICFPIYACAREVVKKYKPFLDEIDLTYTQYIAMMVLWEHKRVGVKDLGEHLYLDSGTLTPLLKRLEAKGLVQRERSKEDERAVNITITEMGEKLKEKAKTIPAQMGKCIPLSLEEAETLYALLYKLLGRMDRGDEA from the coding sequence ATGAATCACGATGTGCTGAAGCTTGAAAATCAGATCTGTTTTCCGATATATGCCTGTGCCAGAGAGGTTGTAAAAAAATACAAGCCGTTTTTGGACGAAATCGACCTAACGTATACACAGTATATCGCGATGATGGTCCTATGGGAACACAAACGAGTCGGCGTGAAAGACCTGGGCGAGCATCTGTATCTCGATTCTGGCACGCTGACGCCGCTATTAAAGCGACTTGAGGCTAAGGGGCTCGTTCAGCGTGAGCGTTCCAAGGAGGACGAGCGCGCAGTCAATATCACCATCACGGAGATGGGGGAGAAGTTAAAGGAAAAAGCAAAAACGATCCCCGCGCAGATGGGTAAGTGCATACCGCTTTCCCTGGAGGAAGCCGAAACGCTGTATGCACTTTTGTACAAGTTGCTGGGGCGAATGGATCGCGGAGATGAGGCGTGA
- a CDS encoding glutathione peroxidase, giving the protein MKLYDLTAKDAKGNVVRFSDYKGKVLLIVNTATGCGLTPQYSGLQVLYDKHKDKGFEILDFPCNQFANQAPGTNEEIGNFCTGRYGITFRQFDKIDVNGEGESPLYSWLKSQKSGLGGPNIKWNFTKFLINKKGEVVARYAPTKSPAAIEKAIAELLEE; this is encoded by the coding sequence ATGAAACTCTATGATTTGACCGCAAAAGACGCGAAAGGCAATGTGGTGCGTTTTTCTGATTACAAGGGAAAGGTACTATTGATTGTTAACACGGCGACGGGCTGTGGGTTAACACCTCAGTACAGCGGATTGCAGGTTTTATATGATAAACACAAAGACAAAGGGTTCGAGATTCTTGACTTTCCATGCAACCAATTTGCGAACCAAGCTCCCGGAACCAATGAGGAAATAGGCAACTTCTGCACAGGCCGCTACGGGATCACTTTCCGACAGTTCGATAAAATCGATGTCAACGGTGAGGGTGAAAGCCCTCTTTATTCTTGGCTCAAATCTCAGAAAAGTGGTCTCGGCGGACCTAACATAAAATGGAATTTTACGAAATTCCTCATCAATAAAAAAGGTGAGGTAGTGGCCCGTTATGCGCCCACCAAATCCCCGGCGGCCATTGAAAAGGCCATTGCTGAGCTTTTGGAGGAATGA
- a CDS encoding citrate/2-methylcitrate synthase, with the protein MVSVEDTGLRGVKAATTRISKVDGEGGKLLYRGYYIEDLARESSFEETAYLLMHGVLPTARQLNRFSNELAQNRKLSPAVLRALRDLPLETPPMSVLQAGVTLLSARCPDQGDESREANERKAMRIIAVMPTIVAAWKRRRNGLDPVQPDEDMSQAANFLYMIKDEVPEPDIAKFMDVAMILHADHEFNASTFTTRVVASTGADMYAAVSAGVGALSGPLHGGANAQVMRNLLDTNDPESVEAWVEEMFKRGQRVSGMGHAVYRTIDPRALILQTMARAVLKDHPEYRWYEMTERMAEVTQDIFRRSKGRDIYPNVDLYSASIYHAMGIHHDFFPPVFAMSRSAGWTAHVMEEKFPLPPVKPSLYRPSCTYVGKVGGQYVPIDER; encoded by the coding sequence ATGGTTTCCGTGGAGGACACCGGCCTAAGGGGGGTCAAAGCTGCGACCACCCGGATCAGCAAGGTGGACGGCGAGGGGGGCAAGCTCCTCTACAGAGGATATTACATCGAAGACCTCGCCAGGGAGTCCAGTTTCGAGGAGACGGCCTACCTTCTCATGCACGGCGTTCTTCCCACGGCCCGCCAGCTGAACAGGTTCTCGAACGAGCTGGCCCAGAACAGAAAGCTCTCCCCCGCGGTCCTGAGGGCCTTGCGGGACCTTCCCCTGGAAACGCCGCCCATGAGCGTGCTGCAGGCCGGCGTCACCCTGCTGTCGGCCCGCTGCCCGGACCAGGGCGACGAGTCCAGGGAGGCCAACGAGCGGAAGGCCATGCGCATAATCGCAGTGATGCCCACCATCGTGGCGGCGTGGAAGCGCCGGAGGAACGGCCTCGACCCGGTGCAGCCGGACGAGGATATGTCCCAGGCCGCCAACTTCCTATATATGATCAAGGACGAGGTCCCCGAGCCGGACATCGCCAAGTTCATGGACGTGGCCATGATATTGCACGCGGACCACGAGTTCAACGCTTCTACATTCACGACCCGGGTGGTGGCGTCCACGGGGGCGGACATGTATGCGGCTGTGTCCGCGGGCGTCGGCGCGTTGTCCGGCCCGCTGCACGGAGGCGCCAACGCCCAGGTGATGAGGAACCTTTTGGACACCAACGATCCCGAGAGCGTGGAGGCGTGGGTGGAGGAAATGTTCAAGCGCGGGCAAAGGGTGTCGGGGATGGGCCACGCGGTCTATCGCACCATCGATCCCCGCGCCCTCATTTTGCAGACCATGGCCAGGGCGGTCCTGAAGGACCACCCCGAATATCGCTGGTACGAGATGACCGAGCGGATGGCCGAAGTGACCCAGGATATCTTCCGACGCAGCAAGGGACGCGACATCTACCCCAACGTGGACCTGTACTCCGCTTCCATCTATCACGCCATGGGCATTCATCATGACTTCTTCCCGCCCGTCTTCGCCATGTCCCGCTCGGCCGGCTGGACCGCCCACGTCATGGAGGAGAAGTTCCCCCTGCCGCCGGTGAAGCCTTCGCTGTACCGGCCCTCCTGCACCTATGTCGGGAAAGTAGGGGGGCAGTATGTCCCCATTGATGAGCGGTGA
- a CDS encoding cystathionine gamma-synthase codes for MDLKFDTKAVHSGEEVGRSSRFGDVVAPIHLTSTFARKDLDEVWGGFEYSRGGNPTRAALEERLASLEGARGALAFSTGMGAETTAALLLHKDSRVVVTNDVYGGTYRLFDKCLTNFGLDFDYVDLTDDAATDSAIAKGADMIWIETPTNPLLKIVDIKRIADAAHDRNPDAIVVVDNTFASPYFQRPLEHGADIVVYSTTKYVSGHSDVLGGALITDSEDLLGRLKLIQRSAGATPGPFDCFLILRGTKTLHLRMERHQRNALAVAQFLERHDMVDRVIYPGLENHPQHELAKRQMSGFSGMVSFYASSKLDVRKFLGATHIFTLAESLGGVESLIEHPWTMTHRFIPEKLRLASGVDDRLVRLSVGIEDPDDLIADLSQAMEKGAR; via the coding sequence ATGGACTTGAAGTTCGATACCAAGGCAGTGCATAGCGGAGAGGAAGTGGGAAGGTCGTCCCGCTTCGGGGACGTGGTAGCGCCGATCCACTTGACCAGCACCTTTGCCCGGAAGGATCTTGACGAGGTCTGGGGTGGGTTTGAGTATTCCAGGGGAGGCAACCCCACTAGGGCCGCGCTGGAGGAACGCCTCGCCTCGCTCGAGGGCGCCCGGGGCGCCCTGGCCTTCTCCACGGGGATGGGGGCGGAGACCACCGCCGCGCTCCTGCTGCATAAGGACAGCCGGGTCGTTGTGACCAATGACGTTTACGGCGGCACCTACCGGCTCTTCGACAAGTGCCTGACCAACTTCGGCCTGGACTTCGACTACGTCGACCTCACCGACGACGCGGCCACGGACAGCGCGATAGCCAAGGGCGCGGACATGATATGGATAGAGACGCCCACCAACCCGCTGCTCAAGATCGTCGACATCAAGAGGATCGCCGACGCCGCCCATGACCGGAACCCCGACGCGATCGTGGTGGTGGACAATACCTTCGCCAGCCCTTACTTCCAGAGACCGCTGGAGCACGGCGCGGACATAGTGGTCTACTCGACCACCAAGTACGTGTCCGGGCACTCCGATGTTCTGGGCGGGGCGCTGATAACCGATTCCGAGGACCTCCTGGGGCGGTTGAAGCTCATCCAGAGGTCGGCGGGAGCGACCCCCGGTCCCTTTGACTGCTTTCTCATCCTCAGGGGCACCAAGACGCTGCACCTTCGCATGGAGAGGCATCAGAGGAACGCATTGGCGGTGGCTCAGTTCCTGGAGCGCCATGACATGGTGGACAGGGTCATCTACCCCGGTCTGGAGAACCACCCGCAGCATGAGCTGGCGAAGAGGCAGATGAGCGGGTTCTCGGGCATGGTGTCCTTCTACGCCTCATCCAAGCTGGACGTGAGGAAGTTCCTGGGGGCGACGCACATATTCACTCTCGCGGAGAGCCTGGGCGGGGTCGAATCATTGATCGAGCATCCCTGGACCATGACCCACCGCTTCATTCCTGAGAAACTGAGGCTCGCGTCGGGGGTAGATGACCGCCTAGTGCGCCTGTCGGTGGGGATCGAGGACCCCGACGACCTCATAGCCGATTTATCGCAGGCGATGGAAAAGGGAGCTCGGTAA
- a CDS encoding M3 family oligoendopeptidase, with protein sequence MSGTARRPFMTIPRWDISQLVDSTDTKHLKEQMRAMRDEASAFASRYRGKIADLDASGLREMLAAKDEMALRYEGAMTYTSLSFAADTTDPVANDLYAAYSEASTQANQDLAFMSIEVGRLLASRPEMLDDPELKDYRHYLERMLAYAPYLLSEGEEKVIMAKDQNGVEAWSKLQSRWLSTRQFRMNVNGEEKVLSVGEMTPFIYDPDRTTRKNVYLSLGETLVKDEILWADIMKAIVTDHQAMGRIRGYPSPLTSSLLVNDVEQGAVEALMRVVRRNSGLCQRYFRLKAGLLGLPILGSWDLRAPLPGAPEHQYSWEETRDLLVSVYSGYDARFGEWVADIYKGQRLDGQVRKGKRTGAFCDTWIGGRSAFILSSYSGRLNDVYTLAHELGHGVHAYLYTRAQNPSNCQVSLCVAECGSLFGELLLTERLLEEAGSGEERRALLVKVLNSFTQTVFQEGFRYLFEISLYDALDRGELLDSGKISELWMAAQKSIYGDAVEYLPESKYDWARFPHHFFPDLRFYDYPYVFAQLFVFALFRLYKGEGEAFKPKFRRLLEAGSSRSPADLARELGFDISEEGFWLKGMEQAEEFLAELERSA encoded by the coding sequence ATGAGCGGCACCGCGAGGAGACCGTTCATGACAATTCCGAGATGGGATATCTCACAGCTGGTGGACAGCACCGATACCAAGCACCTGAAGGAGCAGATGCGCGCCATGCGCGACGAGGCCTCGGCGTTCGCCTCCCGCTATCGCGGCAAGATCGCTGACCTCGACGCTTCCGGCCTGCGGGAGATGCTGGCGGCCAAGGACGAGATGGCCCTCCGCTACGAGGGCGCCATGACCTATACTTCCCTGTCGTTCGCGGCCGACACCACCGACCCGGTGGCCAACGATCTCTATGCTGCTTACTCGGAGGCTAGCACCCAGGCGAACCAGGACCTGGCGTTCATGAGCATCGAGGTGGGCAGGCTGCTCGCTTCCCGTCCGGAGATGCTCGACGATCCCGAGCTGAAGGACTACCGCCACTACCTGGAGCGCATGCTGGCCTACGCCCCCTATCTACTGTCGGAAGGGGAGGAGAAGGTCATCATGGCCAAGGACCAGAACGGGGTGGAGGCGTGGTCTAAGCTGCAGAGCCGGTGGCTGAGCACCAGGCAGTTCCGCATGAACGTGAACGGCGAAGAGAAGGTCCTGAGCGTGGGGGAGATGACCCCGTTCATCTACGATCCCGACCGGACCACCAGGAAGAACGTGTACCTGTCCCTGGGAGAAACGCTGGTCAAGGACGAGATCCTGTGGGCCGACATCATGAAGGCGATCGTGACCGACCACCAGGCCATGGGCCGCATCAGGGGATACCCGTCCCCCCTCACCTCCAGCCTCCTGGTCAACGACGTGGAGCAGGGAGCGGTGGAAGCGCTGATGAGGGTGGTGCGCCGAAACTCCGGGCTGTGCCAGAGGTACTTCCGGCTCAAGGCCGGGCTTCTGGGGCTTCCGATCCTGGGGAGCTGGGACCTTAGGGCGCCCCTGCCGGGGGCGCCGGAGCACCAGTACTCCTGGGAGGAAACGCGCGATCTCCTGGTCTCCGTATACTCCGGGTACGACGCGCGGTTCGGGGAATGGGTCGCCGACATTTACAAGGGCCAGCGGCTGGACGGTCAGGTCCGCAAGGGCAAGCGGACCGGGGCGTTCTGCGACACCTGGATCGGCGGGAGGAGCGCTTTCATACTCTCATCCTACAGCGGCCGCCTGAACGACGTGTACACCCTCGCCCACGAGCTGGGCCACGGGGTGCACGCGTACCTTTACACCAGGGCGCAGAACCCCAGCAACTGCCAGGTATCTCTGTGCGTGGCGGAGTGCGGCAGCCTGTTCGGCGAGCTCCTGCTCACGGAGCGGCTGCTGGAGGAAGCGGGGAGCGGAGAGGAGCGCCGCGCGCTCCTGGTCAAGGTCCTCAACAGCTTCACCCAGACGGTCTTCCAGGAAGGCTTCCGGTACCTGTTCGAGATCAGCCTGTACGACGCCCTGGATAGGGGAGAGCTGCTGGACAGCGGCAAGATATCGGAGCTGTGGATGGCCGCGCAGAAGAGCATCTACGGTGACGCGGTGGAGTACCTTCCCGAGTCGAAGTACGACTGGGCCCGGTTCCCCCACCACTTCTTCCCGGACCTGCGGTTCTACGACTACCCGTACGTGTTCGCCCAGCTGTTCGTGTTCGCCCTGTTCCGGCTGTACAAGGGGGAGGGAGAAGCGTTCAAGCCGAAGTTCCGCAGGTTGCTGGAGGCGGGGTCGAGCCGCTCGCCCGCCGACCTGGCCAGGGAGCTGGGCTTCGACATATCCGAGGAAGGGTTCTGGCTAAAGGGCATGGAACAGGCCGAGGAGTTCCTGGCGGAGCTGGAAAGGTCCGCCTGA
- the metX gene encoding homoserine O-acetyltransferase MetX, giving the protein MTSSLTSTRRSKGCKDLNYSIGAVETKYIDLPGPLELECGAKLGPLRIAYETYGRLNRDKSNAILVCHALSGDAHAAGYHPGDAKPGWWDIAIGPGKGFDTTRYFVICSNVIGGCQGSTGPSSVNPDTGKPYGMSFPVITIRDMVNAQKLLVDYLGIEQLFAVAGGSMGGMQVLEWAAAYPDAVQRAVVIASTAYSTPQQIAFNTVGRRAIQADPGWDHGDYYGKELPSLGLSIARMVGHITYLSDDSMISKFGRNLQNKDKVGFDFSTDFQVESYLYHQGDTFIKRFDPNSYLYITKAIDYFDMARDGSLIAGLAPVKAKVLVVAITSDWLYPPYQSQEIVNALTANNVKAVYGELRSNYGHDAFLLEDGQLNYLLKSFFDQVTSGDVMLKDIRTISEDTTIAKAAELMIYLGVNHLPVVSKEGKLAGIVTSWDIAKATARRLNDLNEIITRSVVTTTVSEPIEDALRKMEEHEISALPVIDEAGRVLGLVTNERLSPLLRKCG; this is encoded by the coding sequence ATGACATCATCGCTGACCTCGACCAGGCGCTCAAAGGGGTGTAAGGACCTGAACTACAGCATCGGCGCCGTGGAGACGAAGTACATCGATCTCCCCGGGCCCCTGGAGCTGGAGTGCGGAGCGAAGCTCGGACCCCTGAGGATCGCCTACGAGACGTACGGCCGGCTCAATCGGGACAAGAGCAACGCCATCCTCGTCTGCCACGCCCTTTCAGGGGACGCCCATGCTGCCGGGTATCACCCGGGGGACGCCAAGCCCGGCTGGTGGGACATCGCCATCGGTCCGGGCAAGGGCTTCGACACCACCCGATACTTCGTGATCTGCTCGAACGTCATCGGGGGGTGCCAGGGCTCCACAGGCCCCTCCTCCGTAAACCCTGACACCGGGAAGCCCTACGGGATGTCCTTCCCGGTGATCACCATCAGGGACATGGTGAACGCCCAGAAGCTTCTTGTAGACTATCTCGGCATAGAGCAACTCTTCGCCGTGGCGGGGGGCTCCATGGGAGGCATGCAGGTCCTGGAGTGGGCGGCCGCCTACCCCGACGCGGTCCAGAGAGCCGTGGTCATAGCATCCACCGCCTATTCCACCCCGCAGCAGATCGCCTTCAACACTGTCGGAAGGAGGGCCATACAGGCCGACCCCGGATGGGACCACGGCGACTATTACGGCAAGGAGCTGCCGTCGCTGGGGCTGAGCATTGCCCGGATGGTGGGCCACATCACCTACCTGAGCGACGACTCCATGATCAGCAAGTTCGGGAGGAACCTGCAGAACAAGGACAAGGTGGGCTTCGACTTCTCCACCGACTTCCAGGTGGAGAGCTACCTGTACCATCAGGGAGATACTTTCATCAAGCGCTTCGATCCCAATTCATACCTGTACATCACCAAGGCCATCGACTACTTCGACATGGCCAGGGACGGCTCCCTCATCGCCGGCCTGGCGCCGGTCAAGGCCAAGGTGCTGGTGGTGGCCATCACCTCGGACTGGCTCTATCCCCCGTACCAGTCGCAGGAGATCGTGAACGCGCTCACCGCCAACAACGTCAAGGCGGTGTACGGGGAGCTGCGCTCCAACTACGGCCACGACGCCTTCCTGCTGGAGGACGGGCAGCTGAACTATCTGCTGAAGAGCTTCTTCGATCAGGTCACCTCCGGCGACGTCATGCTGAAGGACATCCGGACGATAAGCGAGGACACCACCATAGCCAAGGCCGCCGAGCTGATGATCTACCTGGGGGTGAACCACCTGCCGGTGGTGTCCAAGGAGGGCAAGCTCGCCGGCATCGTGACCTCCTGGGACATCGCCAAGGCCACCGCCCGGAGGCTGAACGACCTGAACGAGATCATCACCCGCAGCGTCGTCACCACCACCGTCAGCGAGCCGATAGAGGATGCCCTCCGCAAGATGGAGGAGCACGAGATCTCCGCGCTCCCCGTCATCGACGAGGCGGGCAGGGTGCTGGGCCTGGTGACCAACGAGCGCCTGAGCCCCCTGCTGCGGAAATGCGGCTGA
- a CDS encoding O-acetylhomoserine aminocarboxypropyltransferase/cysteine synthase family protein — MTQSKKSLGTLAIHAGQTVDPTTGSRAVPIYQTTSYVFKNTVHAENLFGLKELGNIYSRIMNPTTDVFEQRIAAIEGGTAGLATASGQAAISYALLGITRPGDEIVSADNLYGGTYELFHYTFPKLGRTVRFVPSNDLEAYEKTINDKTKAIYVESIGNPKLDTPDFDAISKIAHDHNIPLVVDNTTGVGLVAPIEHGADIVVLSATKYVGGHGAAIGGAIVDSGKFNWGNGKFPEFTEPDPGYHGLVYWDTFKDFAGLGNVALAFKLRVSLLRDTGATLAPFHAWLFLLGLETLHLRVQRHSENALAVAKFLKSHPKVAWVSYPGLEDDPNHANTEKYLKGGYGPLVGFGVKGGEAASRKTIDSLKLFSNLANIGDSKSLVIHPASTTHQQLTVEEQKATGVTADFIRLAIGTEGIDDIIADLDQALKGV, encoded by the coding sequence ATGACTCAGAGTAAGAAGAGCTTGGGAACGCTCGCCATCCACGCGGGACAGACCGTGGACCCGACCACCGGATCGAGGGCCGTTCCGATCTATCAGACCACGTCCTACGTGTTCAAGAACACCGTGCATGCCGAGAACTTGTTCGGCCTCAAGGAGCTGGGGAACATCTATTCCCGCATCATGAACCCCACCACGGACGTGTTCGAGCAGAGGATCGCCGCCATCGAGGGCGGGACCGCGGGGCTGGCCACCGCTTCAGGACAAGCGGCGATCTCATACGCCCTCCTGGGCATCACCAGGCCCGGGGACGAGATCGTGTCGGCCGACAACCTGTACGGAGGGACCTACGAGCTGTTCCATTACACCTTCCCCAAGCTGGGCAGGACCGTGAGGTTCGTGCCCTCCAATGATCTTGAGGCTTACGAGAAGACCATCAACGACAAGACCAAAGCGATCTATGTGGAGTCGATCGGGAACCCCAAGCTGGACACCCCCGACTTTGATGCCATATCCAAGATAGCCCACGACCACAACATCCCCCTGGTGGTCGACAACACCACCGGCGTCGGCCTGGTCGCCCCCATAGAGCACGGGGCCGATATCGTAGTGCTGTCCGCCACCAAGTACGTTGGGGGGCACGGTGCCGCCATTGGCGGAGCGATCGTCGATTCAGGCAAGTTCAACTGGGGCAACGGCAAGTTCCCCGAGTTCACCGAGCCCGACCCCGGCTATCACGGCCTGGTCTATTGGGACACCTTCAAGGACTTCGCCGGCCTGGGCAACGTGGCCCTGGCGTTCAAGCTCAGGGTCAGCCTGCTGAGGGATACCGGCGCGACCCTCGCCCCCTTCCACGCTTGGCTCTTCCTGCTGGGCCTGGAGACCCTGCACCTCCGGGTGCAGAGACATTCCGAGAACGCCCTGGCCGTGGCGAAGTTCCTGAAGAGCCACCCCAAGGTCGCATGGGTCAGCTACCCCGGGCTGGAGGACGATCCGAACCACGCCAACACCGAGAAGTACCTCAAGGGAGGCTACGGCCCCCTGGTGGGCTTCGGGGTCAAGGGCGGTGAGGCGGCCAGCAGGAAGACCATCGACAGCCTCAAGCTGTTCTCGAACCTGGCCAACATCGGCGACTCCAAGAGCCTGGTCATCCACCCGGCGTCGACGACCCACCAGCAGCTGACCGTGGAGGAGCAGAAGGCCACGGGCGTGACAGCAGACTTTATCCGCTTGGCGATTGGTACCGAGGGCATCGATGACATCATCGCTGACCTCGACCAGGCGCTCAAAGGGGTGTAA
- a CDS encoding nucleotidyl transferase AbiEii/AbiGii toxin family protein → MSPSKHRSHPYLSTKLIFKGGTCLVKAHIPFYRFSEDIDFGWSDETLWRDKSNRKVESDCLDVIKFILQEMAPIAREDGLTFNPSIDARQDVFINNSGTKVTIRFNYTSSVTGAPGLIRMEVNLVDLILHPLCRIA, encoded by the coding sequence ATATCTCCTTCGAAGCATCGCTCCCACCCATATCTCAGCACCAAGCTCATTTTTAAAGGCGGGACTTGCCTGGTAAAGGCGCATATTCCATTCTATAGATTTTCTGAGGACATAGATTTTGGATGGTCTGATGAGACACTTTGGCGCGACAAGTCAAACCGTAAGGTGGAGTCGGATTGCCTTGACGTCATCAAGTTCATCCTTCAGGAAATGGCACCGATAGCCAGAGAGGATGGACTTACTTTCAATCCAAGCATCGATGCTCGCCAAGATGTTTTCATAAACAACAGTGGTACAAAGGTGACCATCCGCTTCAATTATACCTCATCAGTGACCGGAGCTCCAGGATTGATCAGGATGGAGGTGAACCTGGTCGACCTCATACTCCACCCCCTGTGCAGAATAGCTTGA